The uncultured Roseibium sp. genome contains a region encoding:
- the gpt gene encoding xanthine phosphoribosyltransferase: MESNQQNKAFPVSWDMFHRDARALAWRLSGQGDWKAIVCITRGGLVPAAIVARELGIRTIETVCIASYHDYENQGELEVIKPVDPKVVDLEEGQGSGVLVIDDLVDTGKTAKVVREMLPKAHFATVYAKPIGCPMVDTFVTEVSQDTWIYFPWDMGWQFQPPLAKDSAG, translated from the coding sequence ATGGAATCCAACCAACAGAACAAAGCCTTCCCGGTCTCCTGGGACATGTTCCACCGGGACGCTCGGGCGCTGGCCTGGCGCCTGTCGGGCCAGGGCGACTGGAAGGCCATCGTGTGCATCACCCGCGGCGGCCTGGTACCGGCCGCCATCGTTGCCCGCGAACTCGGCATCCGCACCATCGAAACCGTGTGCATCGCCTCTTATCACGACTATGAAAACCAGGGCGAACTCGAGGTGATCAAGCCGGTCGACCCCAAGGTGGTCGATCTGGAGGAAGGCCAGGGCAGCGGCGTCCTGGTGATCGACGATCTGGTTGACACGGGGAAGACGGCCAAGGTCGTTCGCGAGATGCTGCCCAAGGCGCATTTCGCCACCGTCTACGCCAAGCCGATCGGCTGCCCGATGGTCGATACGTTTGTCACCGAAGTGTCCCAGGACACCTGGATCTATTTCCCGTGGGACATGGGCTGGCAGTTCCAGCCGCCGCTTGCAAAGGACTCGGCAGGCTAA
- a CDS encoding FAD-dependent monooxygenase, whose product MDLPVVIAGAGIGGLSAALALGARGHDVLVVERAGELAEVGAGLQLSPNACRVLKELGVLDRLMPHAVAPRAIRIASGRTGREIASIELGDRIATRHGAPYLVVHRADLQRTLFDHALDQGRIEIRLGSEIIEISDTPDGIVQCHVQTGDILAQISAKALIGADGVWSSIRNRVPGHREADYTGLTAYRATLPAERVDDDLLTRTGLWLGPNAHLVHYPICAGREFNLVALVPERWTEEGWSATADRTALLDHFGNWAAGVKTLLEKPDTWLKWALCGVDANGPWSDGKIALLGDAAHAMLPFAAQGAAMAIEDAAVLAHHFPPTATNVRTVLKAYEADRRKRVKKVQETAVENGRIYHLSGPMAVGRNTVMKLMPPDRLSARQDWIYGWTPPL is encoded by the coding sequence ATGGACCTTCCAGTTGTCATCGCCGGTGCAGGGATCGGCGGACTAAGCGCGGCCCTGGCGCTCGGCGCCAGAGGGCATGATGTGCTCGTCGTCGAAAGGGCCGGCGAACTGGCCGAGGTCGGCGCGGGACTGCAGCTGTCGCCCAATGCCTGCCGTGTTCTGAAGGAACTTGGTGTCCTGGACCGTCTGATGCCTCATGCGGTCGCGCCCCGCGCCATCCGCATCGCTTCCGGCAGAACGGGTCGCGAAATCGCCAGTATCGAACTCGGCGACCGGATCGCGACGCGCCATGGTGCCCCCTACCTCGTTGTCCACCGTGCCGATCTGCAAAGGACCCTGTTCGACCACGCCCTGGACCAGGGCAGGATCGAAATCCGGCTGGGAAGCGAGATTATCGAGATCAGCGACACGCCCGACGGGATCGTGCAATGCCATGTCCAGACCGGGGATATCCTCGCCCAGATTTCGGCCAAGGCCCTGATCGGTGCCGACGGTGTCTGGTCGAGTATCCGCAATCGGGTTCCCGGCCACAGAGAGGCGGACTACACCGGCCTGACGGCCTATCGGGCCACCCTGCCCGCGGAACGCGTCGATGACGACTTGCTCACCCGCACCGGCCTCTGGCTTGGCCCGAACGCCCATCTCGTACACTATCCGATCTGCGCGGGCCGGGAATTCAACCTGGTGGCTCTCGTACCTGAAAGATGGACCGAGGAAGGCTGGTCGGCAACAGCGGACCGCACCGCCCTGCTCGACCACTTCGGCAATTGGGCCGCCGGCGTCAAGACGCTGCTGGAAAAGCCAGACACCTGGCTCAAATGGGCGCTGTGCGGCGTTGATGCAAACGGCCCCTGGAGCGACGGCAAGATCGCGCTCCTGGGAGATGCCGCTCACGCCATGCTGCCCTTTGCCGCCCAGGGCGCGGCCATGGCGATCGAGGACGCAGCCGTCCTTGCCCACCACTTCCCCCCTACCGCAACAAATGTCCGGACCGTTTTGAAGGCCTATGAGGCAGACCGCAGGAAGCGGGTGAAGAAAGTACAGGAGACGGCCGTCGAGAACGGTCGCATCTATCACTTGAGCGGCCCGATGGCTGTCGGCCGCAATACGGTGATGAAACTCATGCCCCCTGACCGGCTGTCCGCCCGCCAGGACTGGATCTACGGCTGGACACCGCCCCTCTAG
- the sfsA gene encoding DNA/RNA nuclease SfsA, which yields MKFTVPLVSGRLVKRYKRFLADVILDEDGTEITAHCANPGSMLGLKEPGSRVWLSQSDNPNRKLKYSWEVIEADGALVGINTAHPNGLVEDALKAGMVPELNGFAGLRREVKYGKNSRIDILLEGGDGGLTYVEVKNVHLMREPGLAEFPDSVTARGAKHLAEMSDMVAEGHRAAMVFLVQRPDCERMSLARDIDPNYGQAFDAARKAGVEAYAVGCSVTVEGIEVDKPVRLLD from the coding sequence ATGAAATTCACAGTTCCCCTTGTCAGCGGCCGTCTGGTCAAACGATACAAGCGCTTCCTGGCCGATGTCATTCTCGATGAAGACGGTACGGAAATCACAGCCCATTGCGCCAATCCGGGGTCGATGCTCGGCCTGAAGGAGCCCGGTTCCCGGGTGTGGCTGTCGCAATCGGACAACCCCAACCGCAAGCTCAAATATTCCTGGGAAGTGATCGAGGCGGACGGGGCGCTGGTCGGGATCAACACCGCCCATCCCAACGGCCTGGTGGAAGACGCGCTGAAGGCCGGCATGGTGCCGGAGCTCAACGGCTTTGCGGGCCTGCGCCGGGAAGTGAAATACGGCAAGAATTCCCGGATCGATATCCTGCTGGAAGGCGGGGACGGCGGCCTTACCTATGTGGAGGTGAAGAACGTTCACCTGATGCGGGAGCCGGGCCTTGCGGAATTCCCCGATTCGGTGACGGCCCGAGGCGCCAAGCATCTGGCCGAAATGTCGGACATGGTCGCCGAAGGCCACCGGGCAGCGATGGTGTTCCTGGTGCAGCGGCCCGATTGTGAGCGGATGTCACTGGCTCGCGATATCGACCCGAATTACGGTCAAGCCTTCGACGCCGCCCGCAAGGCGGGTGTGGAGGCCTATGCGGTCGGCTGTTCGGTGACGGTCGAAGGCATCGAGGTCGACAAGCCCGTCCGGCTTCTGGACTGA
- a CDS encoding zinc-finger domain-containing protein has protein sequence MADHVVPHFQNTSGHDSIAIGAREFMCIGANPPFDHPHVFLDMGDSDEVVCPYCSTLYKYDATLKPTESSPNDCIWTPEAA, from the coding sequence ATGGCGGATCATGTCGTCCCGCACTTCCAGAACACCAGCGGTCACGATTCGATTGCGATCGGCGCACGTGAATTCATGTGCATCGGCGCGAATCCCCCCTTCGATCATCCGCATGTCTTCCTCGACATGGGAGACAGCGACGAAGTCGTCTGCCCGTATTGCTCCACGCTCTACAAGTACGACGCGACCCTGAAACCCACCGAATCCTCTCCGAACGACTGCATCTGGACCCCGGAAGCAGCCTGA
- a CDS encoding enoyl-CoA hydratase yields MTMPTAETTPKSSGSLRIEVTGSTGWLIIDNPPRRNAMSLAMWRDMPAAVDELVRNDQVRAIVVRGAGGTSFCAGADISEFAETRSDGTKAQSYDAINVAAFKALKHAEKPVVAMIRGHCLGGGLGIALACDLRIAAEGALFGIPAARLGIAYPLEAIADILEPIGPSAAKRLLFTAERIDTETAFRIGLVDEAVAEDALETRIESLARTLGDNAPLTLRAAKRAINAFAAGRDKDALARAKEEALTCFESADVIEGRDAFLEKRPPVFTGS; encoded by the coding sequence ATGACCATGCCGACCGCTGAAACCACCCCGAAATCATCTGGCTCCCTAAGGATCGAGGTAACCGGATCGACGGGGTGGCTGATCATCGACAACCCGCCGAGGCGCAACGCCATGAGCCTGGCCATGTGGCGGGACATGCCGGCCGCCGTCGATGAACTCGTCCGGAACGATCAAGTCCGCGCGATTGTCGTTCGCGGAGCGGGCGGCACCAGCTTCTGCGCCGGGGCGGACATTTCCGAATTCGCCGAGACCCGATCTGACGGCACCAAGGCGCAAAGCTACGACGCCATCAACGTCGCCGCCTTCAAGGCGCTCAAACACGCGGAGAAACCGGTCGTTGCGATGATCCGGGGCCATTGCCTCGGCGGCGGCCTGGGCATCGCTCTTGCCTGCGATCTGCGCATCGCGGCGGAAGGCGCCCTGTTCGGGATCCCCGCCGCCCGCCTCGGCATTGCCTATCCGCTTGAGGCCATCGCCGACATTCTCGAACCCATCGGCCCATCGGCGGCCAAGCGGCTGCTCTTTACTGCGGAACGCATCGACACAGAGACGGCTTTTCGTATCGGCCTGGTGGATGAAGCCGTTGCCGAAGATGCCCTTGAGACCCGCATCGAAAGCCTTGCCCGAACGCTTGGCGACAATGCGCCGCTCACCCTGCGCGCGGCCAAGCGCGCGATCAATGCCTTCGCTGCCGGTCGCGACAAAGACGCCCTCGCCCGAGCGAAAGAAGAGGCTCTGACCTGTTTCGAAAGTGCGGACGTCATCGAAGGCCGGGACGCCTTTCTGGAGAAACGGCCGCCGGTATTTACCGGAAGCTGA
- a CDS encoding alpha/beta hydrolase: MPHFHLDGLDIAYLDEGAGDPILLIHGFASNKTINWVYPGWVDLLVKSGRRVIAVDNRGHGESSKFYDPAAYGAPIMAEDARKLLDHLRIERTDVMGYSMGARISAFLTLNHPDRVNRVIFGGLGYGMISGVGDPEPIATALEAERLQDVSDRTGRAFRAFADQTQSDRLALAACIRSSRQKISEADVAGITRPALIAVGTKDDIAGSPQRLADLMQDARVLEIPNRDHMVAVGDKVYKQGVLDFLDGSEA, translated from the coding sequence ATGCCGCACTTTCACCTAGACGGACTCGATATCGCCTATCTGGACGAGGGCGCAGGCGATCCGATCCTGCTCATTCACGGGTTTGCCTCCAACAAGACCATCAACTGGGTCTATCCGGGCTGGGTGGATCTCCTGGTGAAATCGGGCCGGCGGGTGATCGCCGTCGATAACCGTGGTCACGGCGAAAGCAGCAAGTTCTACGATCCGGCCGCCTATGGCGCGCCGATCATGGCGGAGGATGCTCGCAAGCTGCTCGATCATTTGCGGATAGAGCGCACGGATGTCATGGGCTATTCCATGGGGGCCCGCATTTCCGCCTTCCTGACGCTCAATCATCCGGACCGGGTCAACCGGGTGATTTTCGGCGGACTGGGCTACGGCATGATATCGGGTGTCGGCGATCCGGAGCCGATCGCGACGGCCCTGGAGGCGGAGCGGCTCCAGGACGTATCTGATCGAACGGGCCGGGCGTTCCGGGCCTTTGCGGACCAGACCCAATCCGACCGGCTGGCGTTGGCTGCCTGCATACGCTCTTCTCGGCAGAAAATTTCCGAAGCCGATGTGGCGGGGATCACGCGTCCGGCTCTGATTGCGGTCGGAACCAAGGACGATATCGCAGGTTCGCCCCAACGGCTGGCCGACCTTATGCAGGATGCGCGGGTCCTGGAAATCCCGAACCGGGACCACATGGTCGCGGTCGGCGACAAGGTCTACAAGCAGGGCGTTCTGGATTTTCTGGACGGGAGTGAGGCATGA
- a CDS encoding relaxase/mobilization nuclease domain-containing protein — MILKGNQRGGALNLANHLMNEHDNEHVEVRSVEGFMSTDVHEAFREMHAVAKGTKAKQFIFSLSLSPPKDANVSTADFDAAIEKAAARLGLAGQPKIVILHQKNARLHYHVAFSRVDTAEMKAINLPYFKERLNNVSRELFLKHGWTLPNGFKDRAFSDPENYSLEEYQVALRSKRAPKEVKQVLKDCWQQSDSQISLMAALQENGFQFCKGDRRGYVAIHWSAPDTIYSLSRWCDLKTKELRQRISDPDTVPSLEEARLIIEQQLTAKQQVHWQQIQAEHEAKIRELKKHKTRILARQRQERADLETKQQVRREQETLERALRFRKGLRGLWDWMTGKRREIERQLRLEAEQTRLHDGNEADLLRNKHRQELSGLNRQITAQEEHKQKALVTLGQKSSNIRAAQPHIFQKSTSKQTSQMQEAHQNIIAHENELEPD; from the coding sequence ATGATCCTCAAGGGAAATCAGCGCGGAGGTGCTCTGAACCTTGCCAATCATCTGATGAATGAGCACGACAACGAGCATGTCGAAGTTCGGTCTGTCGAGGGTTTCATGTCGACGGACGTGCATGAAGCCTTCCGGGAAATGCATGCCGTTGCCAAGGGAACCAAGGCGAAGCAGTTCATTTTCAGCTTGTCTCTTTCCCCACCGAAGGACGCAAATGTTTCGACAGCGGATTTCGATGCCGCAATTGAAAAGGCGGCGGCGCGCCTGGGGCTGGCGGGCCAGCCAAAGATCGTGATCCTGCATCAAAAAAACGCGCGGCTGCACTACCATGTCGCCTTTTCGCGCGTTGACACTGCTGAAATGAAGGCGATCAATCTTCCTTATTTCAAGGAGCGATTGAACAATGTCTCAAGGGAATTGTTCCTTAAGCATGGCTGGACGCTGCCAAACGGCTTTAAAGACCGGGCCTTCTCCGATCCGGAAAATTATTCGCTGGAGGAGTATCAGGTCGCCTTGCGCAGCAAGCGCGCCCCCAAGGAAGTCAAACAAGTGCTCAAAGACTGTTGGCAGCAGTCCGACAGCCAAATCTCACTGATGGCCGCCTTGCAGGAAAACGGCTTTCAATTCTGCAAGGGGGATCGGCGCGGCTATGTCGCGATCCACTGGAGTGCGCCGGATACGATCTATTCGCTCAGCCGCTGGTGCGATTTGAAAACCAAAGAACTGCGTCAGCGCATCAGTGACCCGGACACGGTTCCCTCTCTGGAAGAGGCTCGGCTGATCATCGAGCAGCAGCTCACGGCAAAGCAGCAAGTGCATTGGCAACAGATTCAGGCGGAGCATGAAGCCAAAATCCGCGAGTTAAAGAAACACAAAACCCGCATCCTCGCCCGGCAACGTCAGGAGCGCGCCGACCTGGAGACCAAACAACAAGTCCGCCGCGAGCAAGAAACCCTTGAACGAGCGCTGAGGTTTCGGAAGGGCTTGCGCGGCCTATGGGATTGGATGACCGGCAAACGACGGGAAATCGAACGGCAACTTCGCCTTGAAGCCGAGCAGACGCGATTGCACGATGGGAATGAGGCTGACCTGCTTCGAAACAAACATCGGCAGGAACTCTCAGGGCTCAACCGTCAAATCACCGCACAGGAAGAACATAAGCAAAAAGCGTTGGTAACGTTGGGCCAGAAGTCCAGCAATATCCGGGCGGCACAGCCCCACATCTTTCAAAAATCTACATCAAAGCAGACATCCCAAATGCAGGAAGCCCATCAGAACATCATCGCACATGAGAACGAGTTGGAACCAGATTAA
- a CDS encoding TrkH family potassium uptake protein, protein MISLRPVLNVLGFLYVGLATAMLVPAIVDVASRNADWRAFVFSALFTGLVGMLLSIAVGGSLKEGLNIRQTFLLTALAWATLPALGALPFMWLGIGYADAVFEAVSGVTTTGSTVLSGLDGLPPGLLVWRSLLQWIGGIGIIVMAIVLLPFLRIGGMQLFQTEASDRSEKIVSRSMELIRLLGLAYVLLTALCLIAYLATGFELFDAFNHALTTISTGGFSTHDMSFGYYAYPASGWVGIFFMVVGALPFVLIVQALRGQPLLLWRDPQVRALVGFLGIVSLVMTVYLGATMEFSFGEALLRATFNVVSIVTGTGYSLGDYTEWGGPVVGIVLILSFVGGCTGSTTGGIKMFRFLVFFGTVRAHFRRMVRPNRVMSEEYGGTRLTSELSFSVLAFLVVYMGAVGAVTLGLSLFGLDLTTALSAAASSVGNVGPGLGSVIGPSGNYAPLPDNAKWLLCVAMLFGRLELFTVLVLFDPDFWSR, encoded by the coding sequence TTGATCTCGCTGCGCCCAGTCCTCAATGTGCTCGGGTTCCTCTATGTCGGTCTGGCGACCGCTATGCTGGTGCCTGCCATCGTCGATGTGGCGTCCAGGAACGCCGACTGGCGGGCGTTCGTGTTTTCCGCCCTGTTTACCGGCCTTGTGGGCATGCTCCTGTCGATCGCCGTCGGCGGGTCGCTCAAAGAGGGGCTCAATATCCGCCAGACCTTCCTGCTGACGGCGCTTGCCTGGGCAACACTGCCCGCCCTCGGCGCCCTGCCGTTCATGTGGCTCGGGATCGGTTATGCGGATGCGGTGTTCGAGGCCGTATCCGGTGTCACGACAACGGGCTCGACGGTGCTGTCGGGTCTGGACGGGCTGCCGCCGGGGCTTCTCGTGTGGCGCTCTTTGCTGCAATGGATCGGCGGCATCGGCATCATCGTCATGGCGATCGTGCTCCTGCCGTTCCTCAGGATCGGCGGCATGCAGCTGTTCCAGACCGAGGCCTCGGATCGGTCGGAAAAGATCGTCAGCCGGTCCATGGAGCTGATCCGGCTGCTTGGACTGGCCTATGTGCTTTTGACGGCTCTGTGCCTGATCGCCTATCTGGCGACCGGGTTTGAGCTTTTCGACGCGTTCAATCACGCGCTGACGACGATTTCCACCGGTGGCTTTTCCACCCATGACATGTCCTTCGGCTATTACGCCTACCCGGCGTCCGGCTGGGTCGGTATTTTCTTCATGGTGGTGGGTGCCCTACCGTTCGTGCTGATCGTACAGGCCCTACGGGGCCAGCCGCTTCTGTTGTGGCGGGATCCCCAGGTGCGGGCCCTTGTTGGCTTTCTTGGGATCGTCTCCCTGGTGATGACGGTCTATCTCGGCGCGACCATGGAGTTTTCGTTCGGCGAGGCTCTGCTGCGGGCGACCTTCAATGTGGTTTCGATCGTGACCGGGACCGGTTATTCGCTCGGCGACTATACCGAATGGGGTGGGCCGGTCGTCGGAATCGTACTCATCCTTAGCTTCGTCGGTGGTTGCACCGGATCCACCACCGGCGGTATCAAGATGTTCCGCTTCCTGGTCTTTTTCGGAACGGTGAGGGCCCATTTTCGCCGCATGGTCCGGCCGAACCGGGTGATGTCGGAGGAATACGGCGGAACCCGGCTGACATCGGAACTGTCCTTTTCCGTTCTGGCCTTTCTGGTCGTCTACATGGGGGCCGTCGGCGCGGTTACCCTGGGTCTGTCCCTCTTCGGACTCGACCTGACGACGGCGCTGTCGGCGGCGGCCTCTTCGGTCGGCAACGTCGGGCCCGGGCTTGGCTCCGTTATCGGCCCGTCCGGCAATTATGCCCCGCTGCCGGACAATGCGAAGTGGCTTCTGTGTGTGGCCATGCTCTTTGGTCGCTTGGAACTGTTCACGGTTTTGGTTCTGTTCGATCCGGATTTCTGGTCACGCTGA
- a CDS encoding DUF3126 family protein produces the protein MKPDEIRKLEAYLKQKFELDRIQVKARPRKDDSAEVYIGEEFVGVIFRDDEDEDLSWNFQMAILEIDLDEV, from the coding sequence GTGAAACCCGATGAAATCCGAAAGCTCGAAGCCTATCTGAAACAGAAATTCGAGCTGGATCGCATTCAGGTCAAAGCCCGTCCGCGCAAGGACGATTCCGCTGAAGTCTATATTGGCGAAGAATTCGTCGGCGTCATCTTCCGTGACGATGAGGACGAGGACCTGAGCTGGAATTTCCAGATGGCCATCCTTGAGATCGATCTGGACGAGGTCTGA
- the cysE gene encoding serine O-acetyltransferase: protein MSNPSPRQNAANLALHDPVWRQLREEAQAMVACEPALSSFVYETVLNHETLEEAVVHRLGDRLGRDIVSASLIRQTYLEALASEPELAEIFRVDIVSVYDRDPACHRLLEPVLYFKGFHALQTHRLANWLWRQGREDFALYLQSRSSEVFQVDIHPAVPVGRGIFIDHGTGVVVGGTASIGDDVSILQGVTLGGTGKEGGDRHPKIQNGVLIGAGAKVLGNLEIGHCSRIAAGSVVLSPVPPNTTVAGVPAKIVGKAGCAEPSRSMDQLIRDEMVGKAAVKEDGES from the coding sequence ATGTCGAATCCGTCCCCTCGGCAGAATGCAGCCAATCTGGCGCTTCACGACCCGGTCTGGCGTCAGCTCCGGGAAGAAGCCCAGGCGATGGTTGCCTGCGAGCCGGCTTTGTCATCGTTCGTCTATGAGACCGTGCTGAACCACGAAACGCTCGAGGAAGCGGTCGTCCATCGTCTCGGTGACCGGCTGGGACGCGATATCGTGTCCGCCTCCCTGATCCGGCAGACCTATCTGGAAGCGCTGGCCTCTGAGCCGGAGCTTGCGGAAATCTTCCGGGTCGACATCGTCTCCGTCTATGACCGCGATCCGGCATGCCACCGGCTTCTGGAGCCGGTGCTCTATTTCAAGGGCTTTCATGCGCTTCAGACCCACCGGCTGGCCAACTGGCTGTGGCGGCAGGGCCGTGAGGATTTTGCTCTCTATCTCCAAAGCCGGTCTTCCGAAGTGTTTCAGGTGGATATCCATCCGGCGGTTCCCGTCGGCCGCGGGATCTTCATCGACCACGGTACAGGCGTTGTCGTCGGCGGGACCGCGTCCATTGGCGACGATGTCTCGATCCTGCAGGGCGTCACCCTCGGCGGAACGGGCAAGGAAGGCGGCGACCGTCATCCGAAGATCCAGAATGGTGTCCTGATCGGTGCCGGGGCCAAGGTGCTCGGCAATCTGGAAATCGGCCATTGCTCGCGCATTGCCGCCGGGTCGGTCGTTCTCAGCCCGGTTCCGCCCAACACCACGGTCGCCGGCGTGCCGGCAAAGATCGTCGGCAAGGCGGGCTGTGCGGAACCCTCGCGCTCCATGGATCAGCTCATCCGCGACGAGATGGTCGGCAAGGCTGCCGTCAAGGAAGACGGGGAAAGCTGA
- a CDS encoding alpha/beta hydrolase — protein sequence MTGERVEFTGNENNKLIADRYGDSGQPVILLHGGGQTRHSWDAAAESIARQGHVVYCLDQRGHGESDWVPSGNYEFQDYAMDLIAVADRVAGLHGARPVLVGASLGGLAGMMAEGELKTGALAALVLVDVTPRMDLGGVSRILGFMAERVEEGFATVEEAADAIELYLPNRKRPKDLSGLSKNLRLHDDGRYRWHWDPKFIASKHGNDNGHAIETQQIMLKAAANLKLPVLLVRGQNSELVSEEHVKEFIELVPHAHFTDIKNAGHMVAGDRNDIFAEAVQSFMDKLFRNAEAS from the coding sequence ATGACGGGCGAGCGCGTTGAATTCACGGGGAATGAAAACAACAAGCTGATTGCAGACCGGTATGGAGACAGCGGCCAGCCGGTTATCCTGCTTCATGGCGGCGGTCAGACCCGACACTCCTGGGACGCGGCGGCTGAAAGCATCGCCCGTCAGGGGCATGTGGTTTACTGCCTGGACCAGCGCGGTCATGGGGAAAGCGATTGGGTGCCGTCCGGAAACTATGAATTTCAGGACTACGCCATGGACCTGATCGCGGTTGCAGACCGGGTGGCGGGGCTTCACGGCGCGCGACCGGTCCTGGTCGGGGCTTCCCTCGGCGGACTGGCCGGCATGATGGCGGAGGGAGAGCTCAAGACCGGGGCCCTGGCTGCTCTTGTTCTGGTGGATGTCACTCCGCGGATGGATCTGGGTGGGGTCAGTCGGATTCTGGGTTTCATGGCCGAGCGGGTCGAGGAAGGCTTCGCAACGGTGGAGGAAGCCGCCGATGCCATCGAACTTTATCTGCCCAACCGCAAGCGGCCGAAGGACCTTTCCGGCCTGTCGAAGAACCTGCGTTTGCATGACGACGGCCGTTATCGTTGGCACTGGGATCCGAAGTTCATTGCTTCAAAACATGGCAATGACAACGGGCACGCAATCGAGACCCAGCAGATCATGCTGAAGGCGGCGGCCAACCTGAAGCTGCCGGTCCTTCTGGTGCGCGGACAGAATTCCGAGCTTGTCTCCGAGGAACATGTCAAGGAATTCATCGAGCTGGTTCCCCATGCGCATTTCACCGACATCAAGAATGCCGGACACATGGTTGCCGGTGACCGGAACGATATTTTTGCCGAGGCCGTCCAGTCGTTCATGGACAAGCTCTTCAGGAACGCCGAAGCGTCTTGA
- a CDS encoding molybdopterin-binding protein, with product MTADKAEEEVTAGFLVIGDEILSGRTKDKNIGFLADYLTAIGIDLCEVRIVPDITERIVEAVNALRSRYTYVFTSGGIGPTHDDITADSIAEAFGVGIDVDPRAQAILEAHFPPGQLTPARLRMARIPDGADLIANAVSKAPGFRIENVHVMAGVPSIMQAMLDAIAPTLKTGRKMLSRTVDADLPESRIAERLRDIQNEFPETLIGSYPRATDGRFTTQIVVRSRDETVMNRAADAVADAVREAAGQ from the coding sequence ATGACGGCGGATAAGGCAGAGGAAGAAGTCACAGCCGGGTTTCTCGTCATCGGCGACGAAATCTTATCCGGTCGGACCAAGGACAAGAACATCGGCTTTCTGGCCGACTATCTGACCGCGATCGGCATCGACCTGTGCGAGGTCCGCATCGTTCCAGATATAACGGAGCGGATCGTCGAGGCCGTCAACGCGCTGCGCAGCCGATACACCTATGTATTCACCTCCGGCGGCATCGGCCCGACCCATGACGACATCACCGCCGACAGCATCGCCGAAGCCTTCGGCGTCGGCATCGACGTCGACCCGAGGGCCCAGGCAATCCTCGAAGCGCATTTTCCTCCGGGCCAGCTCACGCCTGCTCGACTGCGGATGGCACGGATCCCCGACGGCGCGGATCTGATTGCCAACGCCGTTTCCAAGGCGCCGGGTTTCCGGATCGAAAACGTCCACGTAATGGCCGGTGTCCCCTCCATCATGCAGGCGATGCTCGATGCGATCGCGCCGACCCTGAAAACCGGCCGGAAGATGCTGTCGCGCACCGTCGACGCGGACCTGCCCGAAAGCCGGATCGCCGAACGCCTGCGCGACATCCAGAACGAATTTCCCGAAACGCTGATCGGCTCCTATCCGCGAGCGACCGACGGCCGTTTTACCACCCAGATCGTCGTCCGTTCACGGGACGAAACCGTTATGAACCGGGCAGCCGATGCCGTGGCGGACGCGGTCCGCGAGGCTGCCGGACAATAG
- a CDS encoding L,D-transpeptidase, whose amino-acid sequence MQFTRRSFLIGAGSSILAGCSTANRQRIPYPTPEQMARYPSEYGTYPAQGAYPANPRTAPGTVRRYPPDVLRMYRAMPEERFPIPAVDLSKIDPRYYRQIVNYTSPETIGTIIVDTPNRFLYLTMENGKAMRYGVGIGRDGFRWGGKARIARKKEWPTWTPPSEMIAREPDLEKYRNGMPPGLGNPLGARALYIFEGNRDTLYRIHGTAEAWSIGNAVSSGCVRLLNQDIIDLYSRVPVGTKIVVRQA is encoded by the coding sequence ATGCAATTTACCCGACGTTCGTTCCTGATCGGAGCCGGAAGCTCCATCCTCGCCGGCTGCTCCACCGCCAACCGGCAACGGATTCCCTATCCGACGCCCGAGCAAATGGCCCGGTATCCGTCCGAGTACGGCACCTATCCGGCACAAGGGGCCTATCCGGCGAACCCGCGGACCGCCCCCGGCACCGTCCGGCGATATCCGCCCGATGTCCTGCGCATGTACCGCGCCATGCCGGAAGAACGCTTTCCGATACCGGCCGTCGATCTCAGCAAGATCGACCCGCGTTATTATCGGCAGATCGTCAACTACACCAGTCCGGAAACGATCGGCACGATCATCGTCGATACGCCGAACCGCTTTCTCTACCTGACCATGGAAAACGGCAAGGCGATGCGCTACGGCGTCGGTATCGGGCGGGACGGCTTCAGGTGGGGCGGAAAGGCACGAATCGCGCGCAAGAAGGAATGGCCGACCTGGACGCCGCCTTCGGAAATGATCGCCCGCGAGCCGGATCTGGAGAAGTATCGCAATGGCATGCCACCGGGGCTCGGTAATCCGCTCGGAGCCCGTGCGCTTTATATCTTCGAGGGCAACCGCGACACGCTGTACCGTATCCACGGGACGGCGGAGGCCTGGTCCATCGGCAATGCGGTCTCTTCCGGCTGCGTCCGCCTGCTCAACCAGGACATCATCGACCTTTACAGCCGCGTTCCCGTCGGCACCAAGATCGTCGTGCGTCAAGCCTGA